GACGCCTTATTTCCCCTAGCGCGCAAAGATGAAAAACATCCCAACGGACAAATCCTCGACTGGAGTCCCGATAAAAAATATCCTACTCCACCCAGACCATTTAATCATCAAATCGCCGTTTTACGACTGCGCGACGAAATCACTGCCAGCGCTGGTTTACACCTAGTGCAATACGTCAGTCAACTCACCAAACAAGTAAAATTTTCCTTTTCTCGGGCCCTAAAAGAAATAGTAGATAGTCTACAAGAACTATTAAAAACCAAACACGAACCCTTACTGCGATATATTGCCGACACAGACAAAAATAAATCTACATCCGTTCCCCCTTGGTTAGAAACCCTTTCTCAAGTAACAATAATTTCTCATTCAAGTGAATTGTAACCCTTGGGTTTATGGGAAAAAAACGAACCACAAAGAACACAAAGGACACAAAGAAGAAACCCTTCTTCGCGTACTTTGCGTACTTCGCGGTTCGTTAAATAAAATCTCTATACGTGCTGCCTAACTTTCACAACTTATGATTAATTTTCAGGAAATCTATAATAATGCCAATCAAAATAGAACTTTTTAATCGTTATCAATTACGTACTCATCCCAACGATTCATCTTTATTACTATTACCAGCAATTGAAATTAGACCAGTTCCTAATCCTCATTTTCCTCATATTTTCCGCATAAATATATATGTTACTGGTATTCCAGAAGACCTAGCAGCAGCGATGCAATCTGCTTATAAAAGTGTAAACTTTGGTACTAATAAGCTTTTACAGCTTACAACTCCCCAGCGATTAAGGCAAAGTGATTGTCGCTGGAATCAACCATTACCAACAGGTGTCAATTGTAATTTACAAGTCACAATTGAGTATTTTGAATCCGGGGCAACGGGTGATCCTCTTTTATCTATTAGCAAACACATCAGCGCTGAATGCAACATCTGGACTTACCCAATTAAAGAATATTCACTGAAAAATCCACTCATGTCTTTTACAGATTCAGTCATCAACTCATTTAAAAGTACAACACCGCAAACTTTACCAGATGAAGAGTTAAAGTTAGATGTTGAACCAGTCAAGCAAGTCGATCAACAACCAGAAATTACCTATCCCGGTTGGTTTGCGATCGATTTTGGTACGTCTAATTCCACAGTCACACTTTACGACCCGAAAGTGATTGTCACACCCCATAGTTTACCTCACGAACAAGAAGTGAGGTTGCGCGATCGCTTATCGACATGGTTAACTCAACGTCCTGTGGATCAGGTAGCGGGTGTGACTCAAGATGCTTGGACACAGGAATGGCAAAGATTTTTAATTGAAGTGAGTAAGAATGTCCAGGGTGACAATACTATAGATTTACGCAATTTAAATGGAGAGCAATTTTTAGAAGCAATTCGCCAAATTGAAATTGCTTTGAGTAAGCGTTTACCTTGGTTTCGGCGGGCGGCAAGCAAACGTTTAAATCAAATTTATCACGAAGTCTTTCGCGTTCCCCCCCTAGAATGGCAAAGTTTGATTTCAGTAGAGTTAGATAAAGACCGACGTTTGAGTGAAATTGCCAGTGAGTTGGAAGTTATTGGCTTAGAACCGTTTTTACCAACTAACGATCCGCTAAAAGTGAAAGTTAGTTTGGGTGAACAAGCCAAACAACACCGTCTAGATGCAATTAGACAAGGCGAGGGAATTGATAGCAGGTTTTTACATTCACCAAAACGTTATTTTGGACAAGAACGTTCTTTTCAAATTACTCTCAATGGCAAAGAAGATTCTATTCCTGTTAATAAGTTGTTGCAAGCGGCTTATGCTCAATTAATCGAGTTAACCGAAAAATATCGCCAACGTTCCGGCAAGTGTTCCCAAGGGAAATTTTATCGCACCGTGGTCACTTACCCCACGATCGCTTCGCCTTTTGTCCGCCGGGAAATTGAACAATTGGTAAAACAGCTAGATATCGAAGACGTGCAAATGGCTTATGACGAAGCTGTTTCGGTAGCGATATTTTTCCTATGGCGAGAATTTGGCGGCGACTTAAACTTAGGAATTGAATCTTTCAAAACTCGTTGTCGCCGGGATGGGGACAAGTGGTGGCAAAATGTTATGGTATTAGATATTGGTGGTGGAACCACCGACTTAGCCTTAATTCGTCTTTCCCTAGAAGAAATTAATCCTTTTGAACCGGGTGAAGATCGAGGCGACGGTGGACGCTACTATAAACTTACACCCAAACTACTTGGTTCCTCTGGTCATCTGCAACTAGGCGGCGAACTAGTAACCCTACGGCTATTCTTGTTGTTAAAAGCAGCGATCGCCGACTGTTTACTGACTGCCATTGTCGACGAAACCTTACCCAGAGATATCTTAAAAGTCCAACCAGAAGAACTAAGCGATCGCTTCCTGCAAAACGGTAAATTTCAACCAGGTTCTCTGTTAGCTTGTGTCGATAAAGAAGTCCGCGAAGGCGAAGCTTACAAAGAAGCCTTAAACGATGCTGAAAAAGTCCTACCCACCCGGTGGAAAAACGCCCCATCCCGCGCCCAAACATTCTACACTCTTTGGGAACATGCCGAAGCAGCCAAACTCACCCTCGGACAAAAACGCCAAACCCTCGATACGCCTGTATTTGTCCTGGATGGACAAAAAATCTCTGAACTCCTACTACACAACGATATTACCTTACCTACCAGCACGAGCGATCGCCTCAGCGTCACTCTTACCGTCGAACAATTTGAAAAAGCAGTCGCCCCCGTAGTCAAGGAAGCCGTCGGTATCGCCCAAGGATTGATCGAAAACGCCTTTAAAAACCAATCCCTCAACCCCGGTAACTCCCCCGAAACCGTCGATTGGCTAATCCTCTCCGGAAAAACCTGCAACTTAGAAATTGTCGAACGCGAACTATACCGCGTCTTTAGCAAATCCGACTACTTCCTCTGGAACGAAGAACGCGTCACCTTTGAACCAGAATACACTAAACTTGCCACATCCGCCGGCGCTTGCTTCGCCGAAAAACTCCGCCAACTTAGCTTCTCTCCCCAACAAGCCAAAGACCTACTCAAAAAAGGCGCCAACCAACTATATATAGATGTCAAAAACCTGTTTTACTTCCTTCCCTGTTCCTTCGTCCGCGAAGTCATCGGCGGTAGTCCCGATCCCATCTTTCACGCCGGACAAGAATTATATCAACTCCAAGCCACAGATGCGATCGCCAAATATCGCAGTCGTTGGATGGGAATGCAATTAACCAACAACATCAGGCGTCAAGACTTCGAGAACATGAAACTGCAACTTTGGGGTAGCTACAACGGCGACATCCTGATGAAAAAATTAGGCATGAACGAAGAAGACTTCAAAAACCACATTCAAGTCCAATTTGAAATCAATCAAAAACTAGACATAGATTTATTATTATCCCGAGGTAAACCCCATTACCTCATCCCCGTCAATATACCATGTCTCGATGCCGCCCAAGCGATCGGCACACAAACAGTAATTTCCGATCAAGGAGAAATCCTTTGTGACATCGCCGTCAACGTCGCCGAATCAGCCAACGTCTTCAAAACCGATGCTCACACACTACTATTTTCCAGCAATCAAAACCAAGACTTACAAACCTTCCGCTACAACGAAAGCGACACCCAAATCCAAGGACTAGGCTTAATCGCAGAATTACCCCCCTTTCCCGCCAGTGGCAAACACACATTTTACTTCCAATTTCGTCACCCAGAATCCAACAAATGGGAACTGATCGGCGAACTTCCCCAACCAGAAATCCAATCCGAATATCCTTGTAAATATTACGTCTCCCTCAACAAACAAGGTATCCTGCGCATCCACGCCTTTGAAGTACCCTACTGGACATCAACCAATCCCGAATGTCTGAAAATAGAGGGATGTGTTTATCGAGATTCCCTCCAAGCCCAGTCTAACAACGTCGAAACAGAACGCGATCCATTTTGCGGATTGCATTGAGAAAGCAAACACCGATGCACACTCATGGAACACAGATGAATTATCGGTGTGCATCCGTGTTCCATGAGTGTTCGTTCCCTCAAAATAAATGGGCTATTTTCAACAGACAGTTGTTACCCAAGTTTTGAAATCATGGAGAGAACATGCAGCACCTCAGCAAATTATTAGAAATAGAGGATTCACAATTAGCTTGGGTACTGCGGTTAGGTTTATATGGACTGCGGACTCAATTACAACAAGCACTCAAACAAGCAACAACAGATCCCGGTAACAGTACTTGTCAGGAACTTGTACGCGAACTAGATCAACTTCTGCAACCACAAATAAGTAAGAAAGTAGAAGAACTTACCCCCCCCACTCCCCCCACTCCCCCCACTCCCCCTACCTGGGAAGAGGTATTTGAACCAATTCACTTGGAATTACCAGAGGAACAGAAACTTAAACATATTGCTGATGCATTGTTGGCTGATCAAGAATTGTTGCAACATATTGGTGCATACAAGTTTCACAGCAACAATGATGTTGATTTGTGGAATGAAATTCAATGCTTGCTGCTACGGGTTCCAGAAAAACTTGCCCATACTTGGCGCGAGTGTATTTTAGCAGAAGCGAGTCAGTTAGGCGCTTTGGAAGATAAGCTGGCTGTGCAACAGTTTGGTTTTAGCCGCAATGAACATATTTACTCTGGTTTGCAGGGGAGTGTTTATGCAACTGGCTTGTGTCTATCAGATCAGGTTGATTTTGATTCCCGGTTGCAAGTAGAAACAAGAGGTGGGGAATTACATGTGCTAGCGGGGATTGTATCTGTTTGTCTAAAATTTATCGATATAGATACGTATTTACACCATGCTTACAAAAGCGTGGATCGTTTTGGTGTTAGGTCTTTAAATTCCGAATCTGAAAAGTCTAAGTATATAACAGCACTTATCGACCGTTTTCAACGTGTCCTTAACACTACCGATGCAGACCCAGCGATCGCACTCCGTACCAGACTAGATTTAGATGAGGCGATTCATTCTTTGGTATATTTGCCACCATGCGATCGCTTTTCTTGGTGGGGAAAACTCCAACAAGAAGCAAGGCGCACTCTTGATAGTATAGTGGCAAAAGCGCGGGATGCTGGTTATCAAGTGCAAATACGACCATTGTGGGGAACCTACGCCGATATCTACACTTGGTCAAAAGACGATTTACAACTAAATATTGGTGGTGTACCAGGAGAAGTATCCGCCTGTCTCCGGGTGTGTGCCAAAATTAACGATGAGGTAATTCCAGGGCGTGTTCTATTCCGTTCTTCACTGGAAGTATAAGGTTAAGTATTGTACTTGCAACTAGGGTGTTCTACTCTGAATTTTTATTCTGTAAATTTTTCAGATAGCTTGTCAATACAACAATACTAAACACACCCAGTATTGTACCAATAGGAATATTGATCAAATTTAGGGATGCTGCAACCCAGTTGATAGTCGAAGGCTTTGAACGCCAGTAATTGTAACCAGAAAAGAGGTTAGTAATTGCATATAAAGCCATAAATAGCAGCATAAAGATACTAAAAAACAGAATCCAACTGTCACAGGATTTACCTATAAAAGGTTCTTGAATACACATTGAAGATCGTAGAGTTTGCCATAAACGGTCTCGCGCAGAGACATAAGCTAACAAGATTGCTAGAAAATAAAAGCTCCAAACTCCACCCCATATGTAATGTAAGATGCTCAATAATTTCCGATATTTCATAAAATTTTTAGTTTTTTATTAAGTTTGAATTTGTTTATACCTCATCTCCAGAAGATATTTAATTAACTTTTGTACCGGCTTATTAAAATCTTTGTCTTCCTTGTTACCACATGTATCAGAATTATAGTGAAACTGGATAAGGGCATTGAAATATGATGCGTTCATGCTTCACAAAATTGTATTTATAATTGCAATTTCAAGTTTACCGACTGTATTTAATTGGACTGATAGCTTGGTCAATCTATGCCAGCTTTAAAGGGATGTTTTTAATCCTTTAAAATAAAAACTCATGCCGGTTAAGGTTGAGGTTGTAGTCAAAGTCGGCAATATTTTTGTTAAAGTCCGCGTCTTAGTAAAAGAAGGCATTGGCGTTAGAGTCAAAGTTAAAGTTATAGTCAAAGACAAGCCCAAAATTGAGCGCCATGCGGAGTCTAATAAGGGTGAAGCATCTGAGTGATATTCACGCTTTAGTGGCGGCTAATATACCCCTACCAATCACCAACCACTAACTACTAACCAATTTTAATTATCTCCCCTAGTTCTCCCCGATTGCTCGCTAATGTGATGAGTACAAATCAAAAAAACTCATTTTTATTTATTAGTTTGCACAACTATACACAACTTACATGAACTGGAGGTAATTAAAATGACTCAACGCCAATACAAACAAGGTTGGAACTTACGAATCGTGATGCGTAAAGCCGCCTTTTTCTAAAGGGCGGATATAAGCGAACATGATGAATTTATTCATCCGTGAAGGGGGTCATTAATATACTCTAAAACCTTCTGAGTACTAATCTTTCCAGTCGTGTCAAACATATAAGAATGTGTCCATAAGCTAGGTAATCTCAATAATTCTGGAAATTCTTTTCTTAGTAGTCTTGATGACCTTCCTTTAAAAGCTTTAACTATTTGAGATATTGAGTGGTGCGGATCATATTCAACTAGTAGATGTATATGATCCGGCGCAACTTCTAATGCTTTGATAATCCACTTCTTGTCATTAGCAACAGACTGGAATACTTCAATGCATCGAAGTTTTAAGTTTTCGTTATTAGCGAATACACGAGCGCGTCTGCATGGTATCCAGATTAAATGGACAGTAGCTAATCCAACAGCATGATTGTAATGATTATAAACAGTTTTCATGTAGATGAGTATTGATTATCTACACCACTGATGATATCATAATCACATGAAAACCCTGAAGTTTAAACTGTATCAGCACAAAAGAAATAGATTCCTCAAGCGCATGATTAACGCGAGTGGGATAATCTACAATCATTGTATTGCCCTACACAAACGCTACTATCGAATGTGGGGCAAACACTTAAGCTGTGCAAAACTTCAATCTCATATTGCCAAACTGCGGAAATGTAATCCATTTTGGCAAACAGTAGGTTCTCAATCAGTACAAGATATTTGTCAACGCATTGAGAAAGCCTACCAATTATTTTTTAAACACAACAAAAAAGGAGTTAGACCGCCAGGATTTAAAAAAGTTAAGAAATACAAATCATTCACTCTTAAACAATCTGGATACAAGTTTTTAGGTGGAAATCGAGTCAAGATTGGGAACAAAGTTTATCAATTTTGGAAGTCGAGAGAGATAGAGGGAACAGTCAAAACCTTAACCATAAAACGCACTCCTTTAGGCGAGCTATTTATGATTATAGTTGTTGATGATTGTTCTAATTCAAAAATCAAGTTTGCGACTGGTAGAATAGCGGGATTTGATTTTGGATTAAAAACATTCCTCACTTGCTCGGACGGAACAAAAATTGAGTCTCCCCAATTTTTAAAACAATCATTAAATGCCATTAGGAAAGCTAGCCGACAGCATTCTAAAAAACTCAAAGGTTCATCAAACAGAGAGCGATTTAGAAAAAATCTAGTTCGCAAATATGAGGATATTTCTCATCGTAGACGTGATTGGTTTTGGAAACTCGCTCATAAATTAACAGATAATTTTGATGTGCTTTGTTTTGAAACCTTAAATCTTAAAGGAATGCAACGTCTTTGGGGTAGGAAAATATCAGACTTGGCGAGGCGTGAATTTCTGCAAATTCTAGAATGGATTGCTAAGAAGAAGCATAAACAAGTAGTGTTTGTAGATCAATGGTATCCATCCACAAAAACTTGTTCTAGCTGTGGACACATTTTAGAAAAATTGGATTTGTCGATTAGACGCTGGCGTTGTCCTTCATGTCAATCTGAAAATGATAGAGATGAAAACGCCAGTCTTAATATTAAAAGAGTCGGGAGTTCGACTCTAGGCGTAGGAGATGTTAGACAGTCTCAGACTGCAATCTCTGTTTGATGCCTGAATCCCCCGTTTTCAAAACGGGGGAGTGGCTCAAAAAAGTTCAGTTTTAGGTGTTTACTTGGCATTGCTTTAACTAGCATGATGGTGGGATGTTCTTTTGAATTTCACACGCAAGCAGGCGAAAGTGAATCTGGAACTCAGACAGCTAGTAATACTAGCAATGTCGAAAATCAGCAAACAAGTTCATCAGCTACAAAGTCCAAATTAACCAAGAAAGTAGAAACAGCTGTTAAAGAACAGCTAGGTGAAGTTATTGGTGTTCCTATTGAATCAGTTTCCTGTCCTAACCAAGTGCACTTAGAAGTTGGACAGCCTTTCGATTGCAACACAGTTGCAGAAAATAAAGAATTTATTACGAGAGTTAATCCTAGTGATAATGATGGCTCGTTAAAATTTAATACAAGAAAAGTATTGGTTCTCCCAGTGCTTGAGCAAACTATTGAAACTGGTTTTAAAGATCAGGTAGGTGTTGAGGTTAGTGCTAGCTGTGGAGAAGGAAAACTGCGTACATTTGAGCAACTAGGCGAAACCTTTGATTGTCAGGTAACTGATACCAAAGGTGAGACTGCGATCGCTGAAGTTACAGTCAAGGATGATACAGGGAACGTCAACTGGGAAGTTAAAAAAACATTGTAAACCTGAAAGAATTTGATGGTGTTTTCTGCACTTGAACTAAATCAACGCCATCACCCCAGCAGGGGAACCGGAACCATCCCGTAATCTCAAAATTCCAATTACAAGGGTTGCACCCTTAGGTGGTAGTTGATCTAAATTGGTGAGATTTTCTAAGACGATACGCGCTTTTGCTAATACAAGACTGTTGGTTGTAAAATTAGTGTCTTGTCCAGAGTCTACGCCATGAGTGTCAATTCCAACCCCGGCAATGTGACGTTCATTCAATAGAAACTCAGTTGCATCGCTGCCAAATCCAGGAAAATGCATGTTTCCTTGAGTATCCTGATTCATGAAGGCAGTGCGATCGCACCATTTTTCTTGCCAACCTGTGTACAATAACACCAAATCTCCAGGCGAAATTTCTCCGTATTGCTTCTCCCACAACAGAATATCAGCAACACTCAGGCTATAGTCTGGGTTAATTACTACTTGTTGTTGCATGTTAATTACTACCGCAGGTACAACTAGTGATTCTGCGGTGTATTGATCAATGCCAGCACCAGAATTATAAAAACTTTTTGGGGCATTAATATGAGTGGCACTGTGTTCACCCAAACAGAAACGTCGGAGATTATACCCATCTTTTTCTATTTCTGCGACAGTCTCAAACTCCACCGCAGGATCACCCTGCCATTGAGGAATATTGCTATCTATAACATGACTCAGATGGATGACTCGCGAATAGGTAATAGTTTTTGCTGGAGAACACAAAAAAGAATTATCTCCCCCTTGTCCTCCACCTCCCCATCTCCTACTCAACCTCTCCAGCGTCGCCTCCATCACGGCGCTTGTCTGTCCAGTTACAGTAAATACTAGTGCTTCTCTATAAACACGTTGTGCAGGGTGATGTAAATAATTAGCAGCACCACTAGAAACAGTGACGGCTGCGTGAGCAATGCGTGTTGCTAAATCAATTGCCCAAGCTCTTAGTTGTAGTTTTTCTGACAATTTTGCATGAGTATTTTTCTGTAGGCGACGAATGGCAACGCGACAGTAGTTTAGTTCTTGTTGAAAAGCTGTCAAAGCATTAGCGATCGCAGGCAATGATTTTGTTTGTAAGGCAGATTCTATAATATCTAAACCAGCGAAAGCGCAACCTGTAGTTAAGAATGTGGCACGAAGGACGTTATTTTTATCGTTTTCATAAATCCATCCGACTGGTTTAATGGAAACTACGCGCTCTTGAGGTAGAAAGTAGCTATTTAAGTTGGCTGTGACAGTATTGGTTGATGTCATTGCTGCTAGTTCAGCAGGGGAAGTAAACGTAATCTTGCTTGTTGAATTTTGGTAGGTATCTTGAAAAGGAACGACACCAAAAACAGCACACCCATCGGGAAGCTTAGCAGCCACAATAAAATCATCAAACATTCCCCATCCAGTTACCCAAGGCACAACTCCATCTAATTGATATCCTCCTGGGACGAGTTTAGCGATCGTTAGCGGTTCACCTCCCCGGCGTAATTGCGAAAAGCCGACGCCGACTAAAAGTTCACCTTTACCTACACGCGGTAAATACTCCTGCTTCAGAACAGAGTTACTACTAGCAACTAACATTGCAGCAGCGCTTTGGTGTTGAGTTTGCAAAAAAGCTAAAGCACCAGAGTACCGTGCTACCAGTTCTTGAAAGTTACTAAAAGTTTCTTCACTAACTTCTTTTCCACCCCAATTGTAGGGAACACGTAACGCCAGCAAGCCTAAATCTCTAAGTCCTTGCAGTGCCTGCACCAGCGTATCCGGGTTGCTGTCTATCTCGTTAGCTTTGACTGCAACTGAGTTGAGCAAGTAGGAATGGGCTATTTCTAAAACAGAATGATTTTCCTTAGGTGACACTTGGCGATCGCAATCCATCAGCTTTCGCTAGCTTAGCAAAAATTAGGGACAAGGAGGACAATAAACACCGATCACCGATCCCCAATTCCAAAAAAGAATCCCCCCAAATCCTGTAAGTCACAGGTTTTAGAGGGTTCAAATGTTGCAGCAAAAAGTGAATTAGTAATAGGTTAGCAGCCTCCAAGTTAATTTTTGACTAAGCTTTAATTAAATTTACGTAAAATACTGCAACTATTTACGCAGAATATAAATTATACAAGGAAAAATATATTACTTAATCACCTGTAATAATTACTATAATTTCAATTGAGTAGAATTTTACTATTAAGCCCAAAACTTTATTTCTAAGCTGAATGTATCACGTTTATTTAAGATTGTGGCTGCTGCTGAGGAATAGCAACAATGAACTCACTACCTTGACCTGGTGCTGAAATACACTTAATTTTTCCTTGATGCTTTTCCACAATAATTTTGTAGCTAATTGACAAGCCCATACCCGTACCTTTACCTACGGGTTTAGTCGTGAAGAAGGGATCAAATAGTTTTTGCCGTACTTCTTCCGTCATTCCTGTTCCGTTATCGGCTATACAAACTAACACCAAATCATCTTTAATTTCGGTGCGGATACGAATTTGAGGTTTAGTCAAGTGTCCATTGTCCATAGTCAATTGTTGAGAGTCTTTGACTACTGGCTCTTCTAAAGCATCGATCGCATTTGCCAACAAATTCATAAACACTTGATTGAGCTGTCCTGGATAACAATCTACCAATGGTAGGTTGGAGTATTCCTTAATAACCTGAATTTCTGGATGATCCGGTTTTGCTTTCAGGCGATGTTGTAACAACAGCAAAGTACTGTCAATACCTTCATGGATGTCAACCGCTTTCATCTCTGCTTCATCCAAGCGGGAG
Above is a genomic segment from Fischerella sp. JS2 containing:
- a CDS encoding molecular chaperone, with amino-acid sequence MPIKIELFNRYQLRTHPNDSSLLLLPAIEIRPVPNPHFPHIFRINIYVTGIPEDLAAAMQSAYKSVNFGTNKLLQLTTPQRLRQSDCRWNQPLPTGVNCNLQVTIEYFESGATGDPLLSISKHISAECNIWTYPIKEYSLKNPLMSFTDSVINSFKSTTPQTLPDEELKLDVEPVKQVDQQPEITYPGWFAIDFGTSNSTVTLYDPKVIVTPHSLPHEQEVRLRDRLSTWLTQRPVDQVAGVTQDAWTQEWQRFLIEVSKNVQGDNTIDLRNLNGEQFLEAIRQIEIALSKRLPWFRRAASKRLNQIYHEVFRVPPLEWQSLISVELDKDRRLSEIASELEVIGLEPFLPTNDPLKVKVSLGEQAKQHRLDAIRQGEGIDSRFLHSPKRYFGQERSFQITLNGKEDSIPVNKLLQAAYAQLIELTEKYRQRSGKCSQGKFYRTVVTYPTIASPFVRREIEQLVKQLDIEDVQMAYDEAVSVAIFFLWREFGGDLNLGIESFKTRCRRDGDKWWQNVMVLDIGGGTTDLALIRLSLEEINPFEPGEDRGDGGRYYKLTPKLLGSSGHLQLGGELVTLRLFLLLKAAIADCLLTAIVDETLPRDILKVQPEELSDRFLQNGKFQPGSLLACVDKEVREGEAYKEALNDAEKVLPTRWKNAPSRAQTFYTLWEHAEAAKLTLGQKRQTLDTPVFVLDGQKISELLLHNDITLPTSTSDRLSVTLTVEQFEKAVAPVVKEAVGIAQGLIENAFKNQSLNPGNSPETVDWLILSGKTCNLEIVERELYRVFSKSDYFLWNEERVTFEPEYTKLATSAGACFAEKLRQLSFSPQQAKDLLKKGANQLYIDVKNLFYFLPCSFVREVIGGSPDPIFHAGQELYQLQATDAIAKYRSRWMGMQLTNNIRRQDFENMKLQLWGSYNGDILMKKLGMNEEDFKNHIQVQFEINQKLDIDLLLSRGKPHYLIPVNIPCLDAAQAIGTQTVISDQGEILCDIAVNVAESANVFKTDAHTLLFSSNQNQDLQTFRYNESDTQIQGLGLIAELPPFPASGKHTFYFQFRHPESNKWELIGELPQPEIQSEYPCKYYVSLNKQGILRIHAFEVPYWTSTNPECLKIEGCVYRDSLQAQSNNVETERDPFCGLH
- the tnpA gene encoding IS200/IS605 family transposase — translated: MKTVYNHYNHAVGLATVHLIWIPCRRARVFANNENLKLRCIEVFQSVANDKKWIIKALEVAPDHIHLLVEYDPHHSISQIVKAFKGRSSRLLRKEFPELLRLPSLWTHSYMFDTTGKISTQKVLEYINDPLHG
- a CDS encoding transposase, translated to MKTLKFKLYQHKRNRFLKRMINASGIIYNHCIALHKRYYRMWGKHLSCAKLQSHIAKLRKCNPFWQTVGSQSVQDICQRIEKAYQLFFKHNKKGVRPPGFKKVKKYKSFTLKQSGYKFLGGNRVKIGNKVYQFWKSREIEGTVKTLTIKRTPLGELFMIIVVDDCSNSKIKFATGRIAGFDFGLKTFLTCSDGTKIESPQFLKQSLNAIRKASRQHSKKLKGSSNRERFRKNLVRKYEDISHRRRDWFWKLAHKLTDNFDVLCFETLNLKGMQRLWGRKISDLARREFLQILEWIAKKKHKQVVFVDQWYPSTKTCSSCGHILEKLDLSIRRWRCPSCQSENDRDENASLNIKRVGSSTLGVGDVRQSQTAISV
- a CDS encoding DUF4333 domain-containing protein, with protein sequence MMVGCSFEFHTQAGESESGTQTASNTSNVENQQTSSSATKSKLTKKVETAVKEQLGEVIGVPIESVSCPNQVHLEVGQPFDCNTVAENKEFITRVNPSDNDGSLKFNTRKVLVLPVLEQTIETGFKDQVGVEVSASCGEGKLRTFEQLGETFDCQVTDTKGETAIAEVTVKDDTGNVNWEVKKTL
- a CDS encoding cyclase family protein, yielding MDCDRQVSPKENHSVLEIAHSYLLNSVAVKANEIDSNPDTLVQALQGLRDLGLLALRVPYNWGGKEVSEETFSNFQELVARYSGALAFLQTQHQSAAAMLVASSNSVLKQEYLPRVGKGELLVGVGFSQLRRGGEPLTIAKLVPGGYQLDGVVPWVTGWGMFDDFIVAAKLPDGCAVFGVVPFQDTYQNSTSKITFTSPAELAAMTSTNTVTANLNSYFLPQERVVSIKPVGWIYENDKNNVLRATFLTTGCAFAGLDIIESALQTKSLPAIANALTAFQQELNYCRVAIRRLQKNTHAKLSEKLQLRAWAIDLATRIAHAAVTVSSGAANYLHHPAQRVYREALVFTVTGQTSAVMEATLERLSRRWGGGGQGGDNSFLCSPAKTITYSRVIHLSHVIDSNIPQWQGDPAVEFETVAEIEKDGYNLRRFCLGEHSATHINAPKSFYNSGAGIDQYTAESLVVPAVVINMQQQVVINPDYSLSVADILLWEKQYGEISPGDLVLLYTGWQEKWCDRTAFMNQDTQGNMHFPGFGSDATEFLLNERHIAGVGIDTHGVDSGQDTNFTTNSLVLAKARIVLENLTNLDQLPPKGATLVIGILRLRDGSGSPAGVMALI